GGGACCGAAGGCCGTGACCATCGCCGCCATAGCGGCGCGGATCGGGGCGCCCGTGGGCTCCGTGTACCACCGGTTTCAGTCCCGGGAGCGCATCCTGGCGGAGGCATGGCTGCACCTGGCCGAATCCTTCCAGGAAGGCTTCATCGCCCTCCTGGACAAGGACGACGCCGTGAACGCGGCGCTCTTCACCCCCCGCTGGGTCCGGCGTCATCCACGGGAGGCGAGGGTGCTGCTCCTGTACCGGAGGGAGGAGATGGTGGCGGGACCCTGGCCCCAGGAGATCCGGCGCCGGGCCGAAAAGCTGGAGGGGGATCTCCGGTCGGCCCTGGCGGCCTTCTCCCTCCGCTTCTTCGGATCGCCGGAGAAGGCCTGCATCCGGCGAACCGTTTTCGCGCTCATCGACGTCCCCCTGGCGGCGGTGCGCCGTCCCCTGGAAGAGGGCCGCCTGCCCGCGCCGGCGGTTCATGCCCTGATCCGGGAAACCTGTGAATCCATCATGAGGAGGAAACCATGAAGGTCCTGAACATCCACGAACGGAGCATGAAGGTGGAGCCCGCGGAGGCCGGGGGCGCCATTGACAGCCTGGCCGGACGGGAAGACTTCCTGTGGCCCCGCCACCGCTGGCCGGCCATGAAGTTTGACGGTCCCCTGGCCGTGGGCGCTTCAGGCGGGCATGGCCCGATCCGGTACTCCGTCTCGGAATACATCCCGGGGAGGCGGGTCGAGTTCCGCTTCAGCGGGGTGGGAGCAGTGGCGGGCCTGGACGGTCGCCACTTCTTCGAGGTCATTCCCCGGAAGGGCCATGTGGTGCTCCGCCATGTGGTGGATGCCGAGTGTGACTTCAAAAGCTGGCTGAGATGGCAGTTTCTCATCGGTCCGCTCCATGACGCCCTGCTCGAGGACGCCCTGGCCGGTGCGGACCGCAGGCTGGCCAACGGCGAGGCGAAGCTGCCGGACTGGAGCCCCTGGGTTCGGTTTCTCCAATGGAGGCTCAAAAAGAAGACGCAAAGAGCGGTTCCCACCCGCTGAGTCTCCCCATACTCCTCCCCCGGGAGAGAACGCCGCCTTCCTCCGGTTGACGGACCGCCGGAGGCGCGGTATCGTGACGCGCGGTTTCGGGATTCCATTCCGGGACCGACTCTTCTTCCGGGACGGGCCATGCCAAGTGTCGAGGAATTGATAAGAATCCGGGAGGCCGCCGAGTACGTCTGCAACGGCCTGATGTGCGGCTGCATCCAGATGTCCGTCGAGGCGAGCCAGGCCCACAAGGAGCTGGTGGACCGGTTCTTCTTCGATCATCCGGACTGCGTGGCCGGCGGCGAGTACGAGGAGGCCCGGCTCAACATTTTCCATTTCATCGACCTGGTCGACCGGGCGATCTCCGAGTGGAAAAAAGCGGGGCCGTCATGAAAACGTCGACCGCGGTGCTGACGGCACGCCTGGCCCGCGGGCCGGTACACCGGCTGGTGCCCGCGCCGGAGGGCGAGCTCATCGTCGTCTTCAACCCGCGGGTGGAGGCGTGGGTTTCGCGACGCCTGACGAAAGAGGCCCTCTGCGGGATCCGGCGGGAACTGGCCCCGTCCCTGGAAATCCCCCTGACGGCGGAGGGGTTTGCCCGGGCTGCCGACCGGAAGACAGGGGGGACGCGGGACGAGACGCACTACGACACCGTCTGGGTCCGCGACGCCGTGTGGGTCTTTTTCAGTCTCCGGGAACGTCCCGAAACGCGAAGGGACGCCAGGCGTCTTCTCCTGGCCCTGTGGGACTACTATGCCTCGCCGACCCAGGTCCGGCGGTTCGACGACGTCATCGCCCATCCACGCCTGGCTTCCGATATCATGCGGGTGCCCCGCATCCGCTTCGACGTCCACCCCCATGGTCCGGACGACGTCCTGGATGACGAAGGGCGGCCCCAGGTCTGGAACCACCGGCAGAACGACGCCCACGGCCTGTTCCTGATCGCCCTGGCGGACGCGGTCCGTCAGGGCCTGATCGTTGCCGAGGACCTGAACGAAGGCCGGGGAGGCGTCCTGCTCCGCTTCCCCGCCTTCTTTGCGCGGATCCGCTTTGCTTCCTGCGAGGACGCGGGGGCCTGGGAAGAGCTGGAGCGGCGGAACACCTCGAGCATCGGGCTGGTCACGCGTGCCATGGAGTTGTGGAGACGGTTGCTGTATGCCCGGGATGGAAACCGTGGCGAGGCCTTCCGTACCGGTTTCCGGCGGCTTTTCGATGCCTCCGGCCATCCGTGGAAGGAGGCATGGCAGGCGGAGTCCCTGGACCGGCTGATCACCCGAGGGATGAGGACCGTCCGGCGCCAGCTTGCGCTGGGAGGG
This DNA window, taken from Syntrophales bacterium, encodes the following:
- a CDS encoding TetR family transcriptional regulator; translation: MGRKAHFTNDQFVDAALALIAEGGPKAVTIAAIAARIGAPVGSVYHRFQSRERILAEAWLHLAESFQEGFIALLDKDDAVNAALFTPRWVRRHPREARVLLLYRREEMVAGPWPQEIRRRAEKLEGDLRSALAAFSLRFFGSPEKACIRRTVFALIDVPLAAVRRPLEEGRLPAPAVHALIRETCESIMRRKP